The DNA sequence ttgtgaatattttgcattacctgaaattaattatggcaattatgcgttacggggcaattaatgtctgtgttttgagacagttttgtctttcggaaacttttgtcctccctttttttccgaacaaaacgggactaagcaacactgtggtggctggatatttttatggtacggttttaaggtgttttaaatgtgattttaatctaaactttgttttaacgcccgtaataacagactctgaaagccacacttaaaaacctcacgcgacagtgcgccatctagtgagacaaaaaacgatagccctcattgaatagTCGATTTGACAATTATCAATAAACTGATGAActcaactgaaacaattacttggctcacccgcgaccttatgatagctacgtttatccaagaaatgtgtgttcatgcagttcttccacctccacactgtaagaacacacacaaatcgcaAAAACGCATCTAtacgctccgacttctggccagACAGCGTGGTCTTTCGTCGCTTTATTTAGGGAAGCAAGGATGAAAATCccaaaataacatttattatttgtaattattttgtattgttattttcttttgtgtttattattataaataataaataaataaatatcacgggacaattcacactaattgacctagtcccaaagtaagcttagcaaagcttgtgttatgggtactaaacaacggataaatataattatatagatagatacatacttatatacataatattaaacacccaagacccgagaacaaacattcgtattttttcatacaaatatctgccccgacctcaagcttcgtagtcaggttttctaaccactaggccatctggtcttCTAATTATgtgattattttcatgtttttaaatttgcagCACATTGGTATAAACTGcaatgctgtaaattttcattttggtttaaaaataaataaataaatcaccaataccacactgcactgacgcgtttcgaactcaaataTATAATCGTTATATAtataaccgttcaccatgctaccagatctTAGACTGATGATAGTCCATGGTGTTAGTGTTAAACCagatgtctaacatctggtagcatggcgaacagttgtgttgctctgaagatgagctctggttgagtttgaaacgcgtcagggTAGtgaggtggtggtgatagatgggtttgtgtgatttgtgtgtgttcgtaCAGTGTGAgtggaggcggaggaactgcatgaaaacatatttcttgcataaacgtaggtAAAAGCGTAGGTATCACAAGGTTGCGGGTGCGCAAAGTAATTACTTCCGTTCATTGATTTGGACCTCCGCAacgtaacacctgattcaataaattattggatAATTATCGTTACTGACCTATCGAATTATCGTGCTGACCATAAGATTGCGGACCAGATAGCCACTTTAACTGATcgaatacatttttttgtttacaataaaacaaatactttaacttttaaggtgcgaccaaactgTTAAACCTATTTGTGATAACAGATCATCCTGGCCtgtcataatatttaaattgtgtATTCGAATATATTCTGTCCTCTCTGTACTTGTCActtcaatataattaaaactgGAATATATCTCtgctacctattttatttatccaaataaatatcacaaaccgctacttaaaaaacggtgacgatacggaatcgcagtgacgcatcgtatgcacaccgtttttttgcatgctttccacaccgctgcttaaaatacacaaacggtgcggaatcgcagtgacgtgccgtaaacgtcacgacttttgtttgataaagacctgaagtttacgacacgtcactgcgattccgtgctgTCACCGtgttttaagcagcggtttggtcgtttaaatttaaattaagaacttttataatttttagttcCGACTCGATATCGATTTTCATCGTTACTTTCTTTTTTCTGTCTATAGTCTATATAGCTGGTCTAGTCTATGTCTATTTCAATTTCACTTCACTAGTTAGTAGTGTAAAGTGACGTTTACTTGAAGGTGAGCGTGCTATGATGGCCGACGACGCCaaaattttctaaaattaaatttctgcTACTGCTACTGCAACAGACAATCGCAAGTTATTTGCAACATTATTACTCAGTATTGAACTGTTTGTGTGTGTCAAAGTGCAGTGACAATGTTGGGTTCCGGAGACGGAGGTAATATTGTAAAGCTACGCGGTTTGCCTTTCTCCACGACTGTAGAAGATGTTCTCGATTTTTTGGGCGGCGTCAACGTGTTGAATGGAAAGGAAGGTGAGTTAAACCGTTGGTAATATCCTCAGTGACCCAAAACTTCAGTTCTACTTGTTAGGCACAAAAACGAGCGGCTGTTGTTGTCGGCATACTAACTAAAGTTATTTATACCAATATGTTACGACGCCACACCGAATAATATATTGTACTCGTTGCAAATAAAGCTGTAGCTAACGCTGGGGCTATCTTTTCACGtctttgagcatttctaaaaaagtttgtacattttgcGTACAGCATAGGCTAATTTGaaagtaataattttgtttattattttaattgcatatTATTACTTAGTTCTTAAAGattctaaataatatatttcttagagaTTGTAACTATAAAATAAGCTGTAAAGTTTAATGAACTTGAGTCGGGGCAGTCTATAATTCCTATTTTGTGACTAAGattcaattaagtataataaaaaccaCGCACATTATTTAGTTGCTTTTATTGATGAAATAAGGTagcaataataacatttttgacGTTTTTAATGCTAATTCTTACTGTTTTAaggtaattacaaaaataatgaagataatcACTCCTTTACGTTACCATTTGGTCAAACTTACTTACCCTGAAAAGTTACAATATAATGCTCATTTCTAAAGTTGCATCAATATTCTTTGGaaattatcataattaaatTGGTAAATATTGATCtggaatatttaaaatatatgatattttaacaaaatataaacaaaaatattaaaaacttcgtatttttttacggGACAGTAACAATTATAGGAACATTGGTAACAAATAAGGAACTCTTAGGCACAGTGTGCATTAGTCGAttgcaatattataattataatataaatgaaacacaaaaatagtttttcttcatattaaataaaaaataataattatgttattaaaTCACATAATACAGGGTGAAATCAAAATGTTGATACAAAATGttgtgttaaattatttattcatacctTCTTATTTAAAAGAgatcacagaaaaaaacatttaaaaatattaacttttgatgtatgtatataaagtctttaatattgtacataaaaacttgaaatttacagttaacaagagaaatagatgtacaatgatgatgatgatctctcatataaataaacaaaagacatTCTCAAATTTAATAGTCTACACACTGCCTTAGGATCCTTTTTTGTTACTCCCATTTCCTAGCCATACGTTACCattcaaaagtaacaaaaaaggaagtaACGATATGGTACCCGACACATTTAAAAATTCGTCAAACCAAATATAACGTACAATTTGAGCAAAGAATTTAAGCATATAAATCTTGATaaagtgttaataaatataatacatgtcaaagtaataaaaactcAAAACTTACCCAAGTTTTCCAGTAACAAAAGTGgacttttatttcagttatgacCAACCACGCACTTGTTTCAACCAGCAGttcgatttttgaaatgtgACGGTTACTGATTAAAGATGGCAAAATGATGCTAGTGTTGCCAGCTTCCTATGAAGAATCTACTAAATTTTGTAGAAATACTTTTAAGGACGAAAATGCGGTAACAAAACTGGAATCGAaatggctcaggcctgaaatgtctgttttcgtaaattgtacaattctcaaaacgtctgcgttttcacaatgtttagCACTTCTATTTAGTCAGCTTTCTCAATTgtctgatatttaaaatgtgtacaatctcaggaagtcgtctattcataatatttacattcctataatattagcattaccataatttctgctttcccgttatgatcacttttttaaataggctatagtcttgttatgtttgttttcccataatgtctgctttattttcaaaacaattttccaagggattttcgtagtttagttttttactaaaatcaatgctaataaatgcgaaagtaactcagtctgtctgtttgttactctttcacggctaaaccgctgtaccgattaagatgaaatttgaagaacATGATtagagacattttgggaatgagacttttctggaatgccaacgttataagaaggcggatattttgaggttgcagacattttgagaataagcactttctgaaaagcgaacattatacaaaaactgtcagtcttggagacaggcaattttataTAGCTGatattttgagaagctgacattatgcaaaagacgtgttgacattctgaaaagcagacattttgcgaaaaatacattttaggaaaacggatatttcaggcctgagccatcGAAATAGGAACTTTTTGTAagacaaacttaaattttaaatttttaaatatatttcttagacaATCATATGAAAAACATATAGAAAATGATTGCTTGAGACTATAAGAAGGTAATAAAACAGACCACTGAATCGAGACCttaaaactgattaaaaaatcgatatttaaTGTTCGAAATTTACAATGGGACATTTaactttcatacaaattgtactggacgattattttaaaaatatgttttttaaataatgaaatacatatgtatttaagatagtttattgttatttaagataatgaaacgaattttatgtttaatagtTCAAATATAATATGCAGTGGCCTCGTGATTAAAGAAAACAATTTATCGGCAGAGGACAATGAGAAAtgacaaatgtacaaactttttagaaatgctcCTTTAATCTTATTTCTTTTTTGAAGTTGCGTATTTGTTGGTCAAAAGCATTTCTCTTTTTTTCCTTCTCGTTTCTACTTTTGCAAGGACCAAGATTTCACCAGTCTGGATCAAAATACACAAAATCCCATCAtctcttttttaaatttttactgttTTGGTACTGGCTCTTTGAAACCAAATCTACATACATACTAgtgatgtaataaataattcacgTTTTTGAAATTCGTATTTATTTGCATTCGCAAAATGTATGCGAATACCAACATAACACCAAAAAGAAAAATTAGTTCTCAAACAGAGTCATTGATTGGCTATAAGCTTTTTTACTTACTGTACTGCATTGTCATCCTGCTTACATATCTGCACCAAATCAAGTCCATATGATCTCTTGAACAGAGTGAAATTGAAATAGCaagatattatatgtattttaataattcacaTACCCATATACTGCCAAGCAAACAGAATCACagaaggtggaaccttttcttaataaattttgctatgatttcttttgCAAATGTATGGAAAGTCAAGATGACACTAGTAACACAAAGGTCATTTATTTTCCTCAAATGTACATTGCTATTTATGTCTTCTCCATCTATAGTTTTATTGGTTTTGCAGGGGTACATTTGACAGAGGTGCGCCCAGGCAGGCCCTCGGGAGAGTGCTTTGTGGAGGTGGAAACACCTGAAGATGTTGATGAAGCTCTCAAGAAAGATAAGGAGAACATGGGGAAGAGATATATTGAAGGTAAATTGAATTtgttatattgtattttattttattcagatttgcaaaatttcaatatatatatattttccaaGCATTGGCAATAACATAGCCATCATTAAGAAAATtctaataaaaagttattttcagctttgattatcttttaaacagtaagagttatgCCACTGGTGTCGTAgaaaaattaacttcatttaatCTGTTTATAATGGAGATGTAAAATGGTgcaataggctactttttactttGTTAATTCAAAGTTCTATGAACGCAGAAGAAGTTGTGGTTAATAGCTGGTTGTTAATTAGTATCCTCACATTAACTAAAATCTTGTCCCATGGTTTAAGGCTGTCTTAAACTTTTTGACTGCCTTAGTCTGATATATAAGACACCCAATGTCCAGCCACTACCGCCTTATATTTAAGACAAAATGCCATATAGTTTTAGTGTAGGTGGCGATACGGGCACATAAtaatgaaaacgtattggcggttaaaaggttaatcTGTCGGAGGCCACGAGTACTATCATAGGAAATCATGACATAGTTTGTCAACTCTTGTTAATCATGGGAATTCTTTTTCCCTTGCAGTATTCTCTACTGACCGCCAAGATATGGAATGGGCCCTGAATGCCATGCGGCAAAGCGAAAATGGCTTTGGGACTATTCCAAACGTTACGGACGACATGGGCATTGTCAAACTCCGCGGCCTGCCTTTTGGCTGCTCCAAGGAGGAAATTGTCCAGTTCTTCGAAGGTATGGCtctgaaaaaatgatttttctatGTTAGTTTCCGAATGGATATAAATTCTGGGGGCGACTCCTATAGGTAGTAAGGGTGAAgaggtttaaagtttaattaagacatcaaaaaaaaaaaaacatcaacatGCATGCATTTGAGAAGCAATATGATTGGCATGGCTTGCCATTgcactatttgtattttttttttataataaagaaataatgtGTGGCCATAATCGTAACTGGCCATTCATGcagcttgtttaaaaaaacattagtttAGAACATATACAAATTAAAAGTGCCAATCATTTTGCCTACACTACTTAGCCCACCTTCCACCACAAGCGGAGCAGACTCCACAGGCCCACAGAGACTCAGTTAACTAACATTGATTGGCTGTATGAAAGTACTTCCACCACTTCTATGAAGTTGATTTATGTCAGTTAGCTATGTCTGTGCGGACTCTGCTGCATGCGGTGGAAGATGGACTTTAGTGTTTGAATAGAATCAAAATACTTTATGTattgttaaattattaattatttcaatgcTTCTACTTGAGTCTTGGCAAGGTCTGTAATCTCTGCTCATTAAATAGTTGACACATACATTTACATTCACATTTAGCAAACAAAAATTCACAAACATCCATTTTTTGAATACATATACCGCAAGAAGTCACCATTTCTTTTAGACAAACGGTACAGAGATGGTGGAACCAATTGTAATTGCATTAATCTTTGCTACTGCATGCCTTGCATAGCAGCTTAATTTGATGAAGATTAGAATGTGGTCAAGTTAAGCTAGGTATCATGGTGGTCcctttttaaattgtaataagaCAGGAATAACACATTTTTATCATTACAAAAAGTCACGCGCTGCGTCATGTGATTAAACACGCCAGGAGAGAACTAATTAAGTTTACTTGTTTGCAAGCAGTCATTAACACCAGTAGATATGGCCACGTCCATCAGTGATGTTAGCCTAAAGATTTtgttttcatacatacttcccAACTGTTACTTAGttatttgttctattatctaatcaaatGAAATTAACTGGCATCGGCATAACCATttaagtttatacctggcaaACCAGTAGTTcatccaggtaaacaatagcgaACCCAACGTCTACAATGACATTCTATAGATTTTATACTTTAAGAGGCTgttgcaccatccattgattagcgttaaccgacggttaaatgtgatgccgtctccgtctattcgaacaaaacaaatagagacggcatcacacctaaccgccagttaatgctaattaatggatggtgaaacagtccctaaatcaatataaaattttcttattatcttgATGATGTGAGGCaccataatttttaataatataataatattttttgtaagaatacttaaaaataacttgTCGAGGATTTTTTcgcaaatccatttctaatattattttctaatatacttaATGTATTATAAAATGCATTTCATTCTGTTATCAGAACTTTGAAGATCTTTTCAATTTCGGATTTTACTTAGACCAAGTTGTATGAAACTGGTTTTACTATTGTTGCCAAAGTATTTCAAACTCTCACTGTAACAATACTTAATTCGTGTCAGATTATTCTTGTACTAGATATTAGAAGTTTCTGCTTATATCAGTTAAAAAAGTGTCCTTTAAGATACTTAGGGATTAGGACCGAAGCATTATCTTTGACATACCTTGACAGACAAGCATTCAATAGAAACGCATTATACGGAGTCAGGCTTCTTGATAACGATAGTCGTCCTTTGAAGAAGACATTGAAAAATGTTAAGGCACCTGAATCCCAATTCCTTCGAGTGATCAATAACACAGCATGCTGTATTGTTCATTAATATGAACATTAGCGAAGTGACGACGGATTCAATCAATTACATCTGCTCATGTTCTACGTTTTTGTTTTCAATATCATCAAGAGAATCAGACCTTGCTAACTCGACGCACGCTGTCAACCGAAACCTCTTCACCCCAGTATCGTATACGTATATAACATGATCTTTATTTGCACGTCGGGGTGGCCAGGGCTCAACGTCGCCACAGACGGGGTCCATTTGCTATCAGACTGCTCGGGACGGGCGTCGGGCGAGGCGTTCGTTCACTTCATTGACAAGGAGGGCGCCGAACAGGCGCTATCGAGGGACAGGGAGAAAATAGGACACAGGTGGGGGGAATGTTGTTTCATGCCGGGTTTGTGCCGCCATCGCGGGGGAGTGGTTGCGATGTCATCCGATGACATTGTAGGTCTCTGTTTCTCTCCCATCATGCTGATAGAGGCATATGAGGCGGTGGATAGTCCTACGACGACGTTTCTCCACCCTCCGTTGTTTAGGCCTCTGCATTGAAATCGGTGACATAATTATCGACGGTCTTTGATTTTGGTGTGTAGAGATCCTAACTATGGAGGACAGACAAAAGTAGTTATAGGTTCCACTGTCAAAGGTCTTGTTGGCATGTTTGAAGAAAAACTGAAGTGTTTAACTCTGTTCTCGCTATATAAGATTCGATTGAGGCTAATGGAGTGGAGCTATAGTGAACTATAGTGTACAGAATTGGGCAGTGtgttgggtaaaaaaaaatctactgatTGGCTTTAAggcataagttcgcctttgtacaactctttctcttgttaactgtaattttcatatgttttatgtaccatcagcctaataagtggtctatcaatttttaaacaagttcctatcaaatgaatatgtcgctaaagtcgaactttcaagttgacagacatgtctattggcaCCTTAGGGTATAAAGAGTtacctacaatacaaaaaatctttttagtcTGTTGGTTAAATTAACCAAAAATATGaactcttattttttttgtcaatcaacCACAACCACAAAATAACAAAGTTGAAGTGCGTTAACTTTAAgccgaataaaataaacttatctACTTGTAAACTATTGTTCTAGCCAAAAACATGATGAAGCTATTGGAACGCTAAAAGTTATGATTAACTGACATAGGCATTTATCTAATTGACTTGTAAAGCAATTACCAAAAACACAAGGTTTGAAACGAATGCTGTTGATATGTATTGAAAATATAGATTAGGTGATTGCTTAGCCGCATTGCAGGCGTGCGTTTTTTGCTATATTATATATGAGCTAAAAACATCTGGCTACTTCTCGACCTTACATTTATTATGTTCTGAATCAGGTctggtaattataagaaattctcTAAAAACCGTTGAATGTATACAATACTCATAAagtaatgtacataattataatgatatTCTTATTTCGGGAACATGTGTCCATactattacatttttattgacTTGCTTATTCTTATACTATCTTGATTTGTAGCAATTGAAATAAACTACTAACACCAGTAATAACCAGTTTATTCTGTTTTGATTCTAGCGCTACAGCgaaattatgataaatataGAATGAAAACCAATatgataacaaaaaatacttggCAATGTAACAACAGAGTTCTGCCAAATGAGCTCCAATTTCTTTGGAATCATTGAAACATGCACATAATATTGGTACAAGTTTAGACTAGGGTATCATAGGAGAGTTACATTAGGTTGTTTGACTTGACATCGGAACCTTTAACTCCCTCGATGGCGTTAAAACAAACTGTGGCAGTACTAAGGTATTGGTGTAGTGGGTTTTATTTGGGACCCTCCTACTTCAGTCGAAACCTTgctttacagaaaaaaaaaaactaaaaagcccGATtactattgttttttattttgtttattctgAAAGGTAAAGACATCTCATCATggttatttgtttttagggttatttgttcttgtatTAAGTTGATTCTGGGAATGAATCAATTGAATATTTCTTTAAAGCAAGGTGACCAACATGTCATGGAGATATAATTAGTAAATGTATGGgatttattttgcataaaaaagttGGTTTAAATTACTGCACTTGTAATGCTGCCTTTGacgttttgaaataattaaatcattatgtactttgtttgtttaaaaagcGTATTGTGGTGGTCAAAattatcggcacatgcactctattactAAGGTATTACAGTTCATGTTTCCATATTTTTGGTCACCTTGTcggctccgaaatatctgatggcgactgtacaaccAACAACACAAAATCGAGTAAAACTTTAG is a window from the Choristoneura fumiferana chromosome 13, NRCan_CFum_1, whole genome shotgun sequence genome containing:
- the LOC141434280 gene encoding heterogeneous nuclear ribonucleoprotein H2-like — encoded protein: MLGSGDGGNIVKLRGLPFSTTVEDVLDFLGGVNVLNGKEGVHLTEVRPGRPSGECFVEVETPEDVDEALKKDKENMGKRYIEVFSTDRQDMEWALNAMRQSENGFGTIPNVTDDMGIVKLRGLPFGCSKEEIVQFFEGLNVATDGVHLLSDCSGRASGEAFVHFIDKEGAEQALSRDREKIGHRYIEVFMSSADEVRAYGARMDGGFRSSRGYRPAPYDRNDRFGRPGRGRGGSFGRGDNFSGGFGGGRGGFRRGGGGGSGGHCVHMRGLPFKASPQDVAYFFKPIRPMNINILYDNSGRPSGEADVEFECHEDAMRAMRRDKNNMDHRYIELFLKSAPGGGGGGGFKANRSFRN